gaatttgacagcgtcaggcttgtcttctttccacaggttcatcttctagcgccagtttcgtcttttagctagagaacagttgacccatgtgTCTCAAAACTATACCCTTGCATGATTCCAAAGCTTTTGAATTGGCGCAGATCACTGTCGGatattgtcttttagcaaacggatcattggtgctgtcctgaagagcactcagctttactttgatagccgttggcTTTGGTCGTTGCTAtttatgatactgagttgcttttTACTCAGCTTTCATGATCAGCTTCGTTGTGGAAGATATTGTTCCAAAGAAGATATTTCCGAGTTACGTTCTCCTCAGCTTCTATGGTCAGCTTAATCTGCAAGTTtcagttctgaagaagactttccttctttttaTGCTGAGTTATACTTTTACTCAGCtcgtgctatgttatcatgctgactacgttctgtcttactttgattcctagttggagataaggatatcaaggaacgatggaggtcctattttgatgacttatttaatggagatcacagacaagatgttggagatataagtatctatcacgatatgataaatcatgaatgccttcggagaatccaaaagggtgaagtcaaaatggcattaagtaagatgaagttgaagaaagtaGTAGGACcggatggcatccctattgagatttggagatgtttgggagaaagaggaatcgaatggttgacgatgttcttcaacaaaatttggagaaacaataagatgccatcagaatggaggaaaagtatcttaatccctttatataagaacaaaggcgatgtccaagattgtgccaactatcggggaatcaaattaatgagtcacactatgaaactttgggagcgagtgatcgaacaaaggctaaggaggacggtgaagatctcggaaaaccagtttggctttatgccgggaagatcaactatggaagccatccatctaatgagacaattaatggagcactatcgaaataagaagaaagacttgcatatggttttcattgacttggagaaagcatatgataaggtaccaaaggaagtactttggtgggccttgataaggaaaggcatttcgcggaaatatattgacatcataaaggacatgtatgagggagcatgcacgagtgtacgtactagtgttgggaagactgaagagttccctattacgattggagtgcatcaaggtttcgcactaagcccatttctttttgccatcgttatggatgaactaacaagttacttcaagatggtataccatggtgcatgctgtttgcagatgatattgtgttggttgaggagacgaaaggagtggagaggaagttggaactatggagacaaactctagaatctagaggctttaagttgagccgaagtaagacagaatatttggagtgtaagtttagcggccataagagtagggaggcagggacaatcaccctagatgggagagttgtagatggagatgtagatcataggattaaagctggttggtcgaagtggaagagtgctacgggtttcctttgtgaccccgacatgcctaatagattgaagagaaaattctaccggacggcaattagaccagcattgttatatggtacggagtgttgggcagtgaaacactgccacatccataagatgtcggtggcggagatgcgtatgttgaaatggatgtgtggtcatatgagaaaggatcgggtgagtaataaaataattaggacaaaagtaggggtcacatctattgagaataaaatgagagaaaaccgactaaggtggtttggccatgtgagacgtagagcgcttgatgcgccggttaggagaaccgaagagtggcaaagggatgtagtggtgaggggtaggagaagacctaagcaaatttggaggagggtgatcgagagtgatatgagtttactgggaattgaggaaaatctggtagtggataggacggagtggagggagcgaatttgtgtcgctgacacgacttgatttcacgattttatatgatggttcatgttagccgaccccgaatcatttcgggactaaggctttgttgttgttattgttgtatACAAGAGTCCTAGATTGATTAATAttagtatataaatataaagaatATAAACAATTATCTTTAACTACTTAAATGATAATTACGActtaaaatagtaaataaacaAGAGAAATAATAcggttaaaaaattaaaaaaaaaactcaacgcaaaaaaaaaaaaaagaataaggtacaaaaatacatatattgttgTGAACAATGTTCTGCACCAGTTATATATCAATTGATTCCAAACCAATGATTCTATGTTATTCACAATTTCAAGTTTGGAGATAGAATAAACTTCCAACTCTACAAAATATTTCAAATTGCATATAGTTGAATCCGTTAATGATGTCTAGATTCAACCCAATCTACCAACCTACTAACTTTAAACTCTTAAAGTCCATTTGTTTTAACTACTATTTGCTATTACGGtatgctgttggaaaaaacgttgttggaaaaatttgtttttccaaaaagcagggaatccatgattttgtaaaaagtaacatttcaagtgtaaaaggTAAATATAAGGTCTCTatccaaacacctaaaactctctattttgaagtgaaaatgcaaataGGAGCATTAAAATTAGCAACCAAACATCCTTAAttgatgttaaaaaagttcccCCGGAATTATTTTACAAAAGTTAAAGCCATACAATCTATTGGAAATTGGAATGCACTCACTCGCATTATAAATTGATCAAACTTTCACGTTGTCATAAATATAGAAATATTCAATAATTAAAACAACCTTTTCCAATGTATTATAGCATCATTAAAAATTGGGCAATACCTCTGCTCTGCCCCATGTAGCCATGCTTAAATCAATGTGATCTGATCCCTCGCCGCCTGCAATAAATTGTAGTTTGACCATGTTAAGAGATTAAATAATTGTAGAAATatagtatatattatatacattACGCGCCCGTATGTTTCATCGTGTGAGAGTGTGTTCgagataatataaataattaaatactaTCCCTATAGCTTCCCTGTCAGCTTAAACTTTTAGCTTAATTGATTCCTTGACATTGACAAGGATCACTGACGGATCTAAAGGCTAGCGCGACAACACCAAAACACTCCATAGAAGCGCCCAAAAATGTCAATTGAACATACATAAATCACCAGAGAGAATCTCAGGCAACCCTGTTAGTGAATCCTATATTCGTCACCGAAGACAATTACATTCCTTGGCATATTCTATATATTGTCCTCCTTAGCCATTGGTTGCAAGATACAATTGCAAGACTAATTCCGTTCTTCCCCTTCCTCTCTTGCTGATAAATTAACCTATATCAAATTTGAGAATATCATGTCTAGTTTCACTGACTGGAGGTCTATTCTCATGGGAAGCCGGATCTTGGCTCCAAATTGCAAGACTCTGATATCAATCTATAATATCAGACTTCAGAAATCCATGTTCAGTTTCATTCATCAGAGGCCTACTCTCCTTCCTCTAACCCGTAGCGTTTCTGAAAATCATACACTGTTTTCTACTCCATTGAATGAAACAATCAATCCCATTCTGATTCGTGATTCTAATATCTATATACAGGTTGAAATTGAAGAGAAGATTCGAACGTTGAACGAGGATTTTGAATAAGCACTAACTTTTCTTTGTCTGCAGGGTGATGATATCCAGATTGAACATGAGTGGAAACTAAAGAAGATAAAAGAGATGCTACACAAAGAGGGAGAAGATGCATTTAAGAGTCTAGCCATGATTGATGCTATTCAACGTCTTGGCATTGAATATCGTTTCCAAGATGAGATTCGTGCAATTTTACTAAGACATTACACAACACCTACTAATCATGATCAAAGTAATCTCCATGAGGTTGCACTTCGCTTTCGCCTCTTACGACAAGAAGGCTACTATGTGCCTACAGGTCAGCCAAAGAATCACTCAACATCACAAAAAATGTGAACAAGCACAAATTCATTCTGTCTCTGTGCTAAAATTTTCATTCATAGAAGTTACCAAAATTCAAAATCTACACGTTTGGTATAAGAGCTCTAGTATAAACTTGAAAaacaatttaattatctctaattaacatcatatatatatatgatatttctGAATTCTGTTGCATACAATCTGGTTTTGGTCTGCTAAAGTATTTCCTAATTTTGCAGGGGTTTTTCACAAGTTTCAAGAGAGGAAATTTAAGGAAAAATTGAGTTGTGACATAAAGGGATTAATGGGTTTATATGAAGCTTCTCAGTTGAGTATAGAAGATGAAgatttacttgatgaagcagGAGAGTATAGTTATGAACTTCTAAGTTCATTAATGGTGACAGATAGTCTTGACCATAATCAAGCTAAAGCAGTAGAGAATTCACTGAAGTATCCATACTATAAAAGCCTACCGAATTTAATGGCCAAAAACTCGTTAATTAGCTGTTTAAATTTGCAAGAGGGAAATCAGTGGATGAGTAATTTACAAGAAGTTGCAGAGTTCGAATTTCAGATTGTCCGATTGCAACATCAAGAAGAACTAGCTCAAGTTTCAGAGTGAGTCATTAATATTTCGTCCCTGTATCAGAAATTAATTCCTGAAATTCTCTCTTCTTAGTACTGTTTGCATTAGATAACTAGGAGTGACAATTAATACGATTTACAAAGATCAACCTCTTTCACGATTACACAATAACATCATAGCACGATCAGCAAGtataaacaaagataattaCCTGTAattcctaaaaaaaatataaatactaATTGATTCTATGATTATTTCTAATCTAGGTGGTGGAAAGATGTGGGATTATCCAAGAAACTAAAGCTCGCAAGAGATCAACCTCTTAAATGGTTCATGTGGTCCATCGCAGCCCTTACAGATCCATCATTGTCTCAGCAAAGATTTGACATCATAAAACCTCTCTCTCTTGCCTACATTTTAGACGATATTTTTGATGTTTATGGTACTCTGCAGGACCTCACTTTTTTCACAAATGTGGTCGACAGGTAACTAATTTGCTCAAACAATTCTACTATAGAAAATCAAAGATATAGAGTTGATCAGCTTACCAATGCATGATATTCTACCATATATAACTGATAAGCAAATGATATTTTGTTCATATAGATGGGACATTGGTGCCATTGAACAGCTTCCGGACTACATGAAGATATGGTTCCAGGCTCTTGACAAGATCATAAATGAAGCTAGCAACAAGGTCTACGAACAGCATGGTTGGAATCCCCTTGTTTCCCTACGAAAATCGGTGATAATTTTGCATCAAATTTAATACTAATATCCAACAAAATATACTCCTCAGACAGAAATTAAACTGATTTTGATTATCAATGCAGTGGGGAAGTTTGTGCAAAGCATTTTTAGTTGAAGCAAGATGGTTTCATACTAGTAACATACCAAGTGCCGAAGAGTACTTGGAGAATGGGATAATGAGTGCAGGTGTTCATGTTGTTCTAGTtcaccttttctttctcttgggTGAAGGTATAAACAATGAAAGTGTTGAATTCATTGAAGGCAATCCTGGCATTATAAGCTCCACAGCCAAAATTCTTCGGCTATGGGATGATTTGGGATTTGCGAAGGTAACATCACACTCACATACATGGTTACTCGTTTTTTCTTCTAATTTTGAATGTAAAAGAGAAACTAATGTGCAGGATGAGAATCAGGAAGGCAAGGATGGATCATATGTAGAGTATTACATGAAGGAACATCAAGAATCATCAAGAGAAAACGCAAAAAAGCATGTTCTACATATGATTTCAGACACATGGAAACAGCTAAACCAGGAATGCCTGTTTAACAATCCATTTTCACCAACACTTACAAAGGCTTGTCTTAATGTTGCAAGAATGGTTCCTATAATGTACAATTATGATGACAATTGCAGTTTTCCTCTTCTTGATGAGTTTATGAACGAAATCCTTTATGCACCAAAAAGTTTTTCAAGCAAATTAGGTCAGAGATAAACTCATCAAGAAGAGGAAAGTTGCAAAATGTTTTACTGCCATATGCACGAACTTACCTGCATCAATGCACGGAGAAAATTGGGCATTATAAGAGTAGACAGTGCGAGGGAAACTCAGtcaggcatttcatcaaacagcTTGCACGCATTATCGAACAAACTTTCTGACTACGACAACATGTTGAATATTCTGActattttttgaaatttcccGGATTTACTGATGGATGTGGTAGAGGCGGCAGTGTGAGCAGTGAAAAGGCCGCAGAGGCGGCGACGGACTGAGGCCATCCGGCGTTGTTCAGCTTAGCGTTTGATTTGGTAGTTTTAGGCCTTTGAACAGCTTTGTATCAAATACGAAATTGTAGCTATCTTATGTTCTTCATTATCTgtgttttttagaaataataacaaCTCCCtaataaaatgttaaaaatGATTCGTTCAACTGACGGGAATATGGATCTGAAAGTATTTTACCCGGGAAATGTCGCCGGCGGTGAGTGAGTGGTGTGGTGAAAGCttcaaaaattatgaaattaacaGTAAAGTTATAtagggttaaatgcaccattagTCACCGAGCTTATATGGTTGTcccaaaatggtcactcaacttcaatttgtctcaataaaattactcaactttgagttttgtctcaattaggtcactccgtcgattttagtggttaaaacgCATCGAAATAATAATATGGATGACATGTCAACATGAGTTAACTCTCTGACTGAAACGAAATGTGACAGCCGTATATCGGGCATTTTTATGGAAAAcactaaattttagtttttttccgTAAAAATAATCGACGCATGATAGTCATGTGACACATATGTGGATTTCATGTGTCATTTCAATTAGAAATATGAGTTGTCTCATATTGACGTATAAGTCATCATTCCGATGATTTTTAATCAGTAAACTCGTTATAATAacttaattgagacaaaactcaaagttgagtgattttgttaagacaaattgaagttgaatgaCCATTTTGAAATAACCATATAAGTTTAGTGACCAATGGTACATTTAACCCAAGTATATATGATATCTCTATAAAATTTAtggataaatttaaaaaaaaatggaaaattacaaaactaggtcaaattggaggtccatttacatatttaacccatttactcaacctactacatatctagactgattttgtgtgactttcccataatacccctaaccttcccacttcccaccaCTCGCGGACGGTCGCtcccctatctccttggttacgcgAAAACATggctcctgcattaatgatttcaaaacttttgatcttcctttcttcctttaaattgcacgaaatctgcaccattccgtcaaaatcacaatgaatttctctttttcttctcttcatctcttgattctgcaacttcctaaccctagaaaacgaatccatggtttttcatcttcctgttcgttgcttggtttttttcttcttgttaccatcaaagaaatggtttttctacgatATTTGCTTCGTTCTtctcatgttatcatattgttattgtcgcttttgggggtgaaaggggtgaaaaatgtaagtatctgttgttttttctgcattttttcatgaattcacttcgcaatcgatgatttcgcgaagatatgcgaagagaaagagtctgaaacgtatggatctacctcgcgaatcgcgcgaagtctgcgaatagatcctcacgtttcagacctcgcagacttcgcgaaacaatcgattagcgaagtaaaatcacctctttccctgcacatttacattcgcatgcttcgctaatcttcatttcgcgaagccaaaatcgtatttttccctgcctaacacgattaattttttctgaaggtggttgaatacgtaacatccctttctggaaggcaacgtactgggctgcaggggagatgattttccttcctgtataggtattaacttccctcaagattgacacattcactcctaaaatggttggttaggagagattgtgtcaatcttggggtgcaccatgggacacgtccatcccatggtgccaatcttcaaaatgaacctaactaatccggtactaattttaaatcggatgagtaatcttggtgtgcaccgtgggacacgtccatcccaaaaggtctggaagtccagaccttttgggattgATGTGtctcatggtgcacaccaagattacttatccgcttcaaaattggtaccagattagttaggttcactttgaagtgatttgttaggagtttattgtggcaatcttgttgtaaattttgataatgttatgatttgaatgttgttattatggcaatcttgttgtaaattttgataatgttatcattttaatgttagaatctgttgttgtttgccattttttgttatataccacttcgcgaattagcttcaaaacatatccagccttcgcatatgcgatctaaattcattaagtaaatccaaacattagcttcgcaggcgtcgcatatggtcgaatctgcgaagtcagacgggagggagacagacaaattttgataatgttatcattttaatgttagaatctgttgttgtttgccattttttgttatataccacttcgcgaattagcttcaaaacatatccagccttcgcatatgcgaactaaattcattaagtaaatccaaacattagcttcgcaggcttcgcatatggtcgaatctgcgaagtcagacgggagggagacagaCGTGCGTAAATATTGAGTAGGGGTGagcaaaaccgaaccaaaaaccaaaaaaaccaaaccgaaccaaaccgaaccaatCCTAACCATTcttagtttggtttggtttggttgcTGATTTTTAAGGATTTCGGATTTCGGTTTGGTTCGattaaaaaccgaaaaaccgaacaaaccgaaATCCATTTAATTAATAGCACGTGTGGTGTGTGTGTGtgatatttctttcttttccttaTCTATCTCTAAATCGATCGATCGACAGAAACAAACAGCCCACCACACCACATTCTCTCTCACTCACCCTTCAAAAAACCCTAGCCGCCTCCGCCTCAACTCCCTCCCACCGCCGGCGCCGCGAAATCTTTTTACCGTCGCCACTGATCCGACTCTACTACTCTATCTTGGTATGTCTCTCTTGTTgttattaattttgattttggtaGGTCAAAATTCACACAATTAAATTATAAGATGAGCCTTAGCTAGCTTGTTAATTCTTTGAATGTACCGAGTGGCAGAGCTTGAAagttcataataataatattaaaaagatGATTATCTACATGGTTGATATGGTTTAGTCCCAGATTCAAAAGTGGTTATTCATCACATAGTTTGTCTGGGAACCTGGGATTGAAAGGCTGAATTGTGACTACTAGATCATCTTTATTGTTTGTCAATTTCTGCTATTAAAAGCTCTATTGCAGATATTTAAGAGCTCTAAAGTGCGGTATATTTAGAATTTGAAGTGAATTGATTTTTCTTAGGCAACCAGTTATGGGCAAAATTCTTTTTGTATCATGGGCATTTTGTTTTGGAGTTGTTCAAAGATGTTCCAACCTAATATATGTTGTTGTTATTCTTCTGTTTACTGCTATCCGAAATATGTGTAAGTGCATAGGTTGTTTCCCCTTTGGTGGTAGTAAAACGTTTTTGAATATATGATGTATGATTCTGAGAGTCTGTTTGTAAGTTGGAAAATTGGGTCTCTAACCGTAGAAGCATTAGAGATGGTGGATACTATGAGGAGACATGCTGATGCCTCCAAGATAAGAATGGAAGGATGGGAAATATTAGATGATTAGTTATGGTACACAGGTTAGAAGAAGAGTAGGAACAGTGGTAGTACTTGGTTCATGGTTTAGAGATTATAAATGTGATTAAATTAGTTTTGGATAGCCAAGGACTTGAAAAGAGCAAATTGTTTGCCAAGTTTTGTTACTTAGAAGACATCGAATGATATGTGGAACATCTGAGGTAAAAGAGAAGTAAAGATCTTAATCAAATCGGGGGTGTATGAATGATAAATATATTAAGGAGAGATTGTTAAGCTCTTTAGTGGAAGTCGTTCGAGTAGTTTTGGAGTTATGTAATTGTTCACACTGGGTTTTTAAGCATGACTTTTGTATttgatataatattatttagtaCGTTGATTATAAAAATTTAGCTTTGTCTAATGGGTTTTTAAGCATGTCATTCAGTTTCTTGTCTTGATCCTACCATTCTAACTAAACtgattatattctcttgtataaTTTGTTTTAGATGTCAAAATCAATGCATCCTCCTCCAATTTCAATTGACCTTGACGAGCAAGAAAATAGAGATGAGGCAAATGATTCGAATACTACTGGGATTGAGGTTGAAAGCAAGGCAAATGGCAAGAAGATGGCAAAAAGATCAGTAGTTTGGAAACATTTTACTCTGATCGATGTTGGAAATGGAAAAACTAGAGGTAAGTGTAACTATTGTGAGAAAAGCTATGTGTATGTAGTTACAAGTGGGACAACTACCCTTAAAACCCACATGAAGAAATGCATGAAAAACCCTGAAAATAACAAAGCAAAACAAAGCCAATTATCTTTGCAACCTTCTCTTTCTGGGTTTGGGGATAGTGAGAATCCGATTCCGGGTACTTTAACTACTTGGAAATTCGATCAATTAGCAATGAGAGCTAGCATAATTAGGTGGATTATTAAGGAGGAACAACCTTTTAGAGTTGTAGAAACTGAAGGGTTTAAAGAAATGTTTGCAATATGCTGTCCACAGTTAAAAATTCCTTCTAGATGGACTGCTAGTAGAGACTGTTCCAAATTgttttttgaggaaaaaaagaaattgaaaaattatttgAAAGAACATGTTCATAGAGTTTCAATAACAACTGATACTTGGACCTCAGTGGCTAGAGATAATTACATGGTTATTACTGGTCATTTTGTTGATAGTAATTGGGTTATACAAAAGAAAGTTTTGAGTTTTGTTAAGATAGATTCACACAAAGGCCAAGATATTGGGATGTCAATTGAGAATTGTTTGAATGATTGGAAAATTAAGCGAGTGTTTACTATTACTGTTGACAATGCTAGTTCAAATAATGTTGCTGTTGATTATGTGAGAAATATTCTTGTGCAACGGGGGACTTCAGTTTCATCTAGTAAGTACATACACATGAGATGCATGGCACACATAATTAATTTAGTTGTACAAGATGGTTTGAAAGAAGTTAATTTGTCAGTGGTAAGGGTTAGAGATGCAATAAAATTTGTTAGATTTTCTCCTCAAAGACTTTCAAAATTTAAGGAATGTGTGAAATATAGGAAGATAGAGAGTAAGAGCTTGCTATGTATGGATCTCCCTACTAGGTGGAATTCAACCTATTTAATGTTGTCAACAGCTGAAAAATTTGAGGCAGCATTTGAGAGGTTTGCCATGATAGATCCTATTTTTGTTCACGAGTTGAGTCTTTCTAAAGGGGTGCCTACAGCTGAGGATTGGGATATTGTTAGAAAAATTGCTATCATGTTGAAAACATTTTACACTGTCACACTAAAAATTTCAGGTTCAAAATATGTCACATCTAATAGTTTCTAGACTGAAATTAGTAACTTATACTTGGCATTAGAATTTTGGAACAAGAGTGATGATGATCAATTAAGAGCAATGAGTGTTAGAATGAAggaaaagtttgataagtattggGGGGATCCATCTAAAATGAACAAGATCATTTGGTTTGCAGCTGTTTTTGACCCAAGCGAAAAATTTGAAGTTGTTAAGATTTCTCTTACTCAAATATATGAAGAATCACTGGGCACcaaaatttttgataatatgCAAAGTTCTTTTTTTGAATTGTTTCAAGAATATCAAAAAGTATATGATGTGAGTGAAAAGAAATGTGATGTCCTGATTGAGCCACAAATGGTTGATGTGGAAAAATCAAATGCTAGCAAGTATGAACCTCCAAAATATGTGTTCCATGGAATTCATAAGAAACTGAGAGTGAACAGTGGGGGAGTTAGAGGGGGTAAGAGAACAGAACTTGATGCATATCTAGAAGAGGTATTAGTAGAGGATACTAAAGGGTTTGATGTATTGAACTGGTGGAGGATTCATTCGACAAGATTTCCTATTCTTAGAATCATGGCTAGAGATATATTAGCAGTGCCCGTTTCTACAGTGGCTTCTGAGTCTACTTTTAGCACTGGTGGGCGAGTTCTAGATGATTATAGGAGTTCTCTATCTCCTGAAGTTGCAGAAGCTTTGATTTGCACACAAGATTGGATTCGGAAAACGCCTCATCCTTTATTTAAGGAAGAAAATGTATATGATGCCGACAGAATATGAACaggtaatttatttattttgataaaattgtACGTTTGTACTTTCTTATATTTAACTTGAGTTAAGGaacaattatatttataattgataattgaatttattattttatagagtTTGAAAACCTCGCGCTCGGTGATCCTGTACCTACTGATCCTACTGCCAATCCAAGTGAAAATGAAACTCCTATGTTTAGTAAGTCTACTACTTACTAATCATTTAAACACAAATTTTTGATTTATATCttatatttgttatttgttttgtatttctttttatCTAATGATTTTACTTTATTATTTTGTAGGTTCAGAAATCTTTGATTTAAGTTCAAATGTGGTTGATTGAGATTGACAATTGAATTTGGAGATGAATATCGGGTTTAGAATGTTCAGTTTGGAagacttattttaattttttgtaatttattattgtgtgcaattatttttctattgaaTTTTACTAGATTATTGTTATGGGATTTGTAATTTCACGAATTTGTAtcggtaatttttttttgtggacTTATAGAATaattattaagtttttttttaaacaaaaataattaggTTTTAATCCGAACCGAATCAGACCAAACCGAAATAATTCTGGttttaaccgaaccgaac
The sequence above is drawn from the Euphorbia lathyris chromosome 6, ddEupLath1.1, whole genome shotgun sequence genome and encodes:
- the LOC136233154 gene encoding probable terpene synthase 13; this translates as MLHKEGEDAFKSLAMIDAIQRLGIEYRFQDEIRAILLRHYTTPTNHDQSNLHEVALRFRLLRQEGYYVPTGVFHKFQERKFKEKLSCDIKGLMGLYEASQLSIEDEDLLDEAGEYSYELLSSLMVTDSLDHNQAKAVENSLKYPYYKSLPNLMAKNSLISCLNLQEGNQWMSNLQEVAEFEFQIVRLQHQEELAQVSEWWKDVGLSKKLKLARDQPLKWFMWSIAALTDPSLSQQRFDIIKPLSLAYILDDIFDVYGTLQDLTFFTNVVDRWDIGAIEQLPDYMKIWFQALDKIINEASNKVYEQHGWNPLVSLRKSWGSLCKAFLVEARWFHTSNIPSAEEYLENGIMSAGVHVVLVHLFFLLGEGINNESVEFIEGNPGIISSTAKILRLWDDLGFAKDENQEGKDGSYVEYYMKEHQESSRENAKKHVLHMISDTWKQLNQECLFNNPFSPTLTKACLNVARMVPIMYNYDDNCSFPLLDEFMNEILYAPKSFSSKLGQR